TGATCTTCACTGCTCTAGAGTTCACTGGCGAAATTCCGTTTAAAGAAGTTTATATTCATGGTCTTGTAAGAGATAGTGAAGGTAGGAAAATGTCCAAATCGCTTGGAAACGGGATTGACCCGATTGAGGTGATCGATCAATATGGTGCCGATGCGTTACGTTTCATGATTTCAACAGGTAGTACACCTGGACAAGATCTCCGATTCCATTTTGAACGGGTAGAAGCTGCACGCAATTTTGCCAATAAGATTTGGAATGCTTCTCGTTTTACCATTATGAATTTAGGTGACTTTAAAGTAGAAGATATGGACCTAAGTGGTTCTTTAACCACTGCGGATCAATGGATTTTGCATCGATTGAATGAAACAATCAAGGATGTCACTCGTTTATTAGAACAGTATGATTTTGGTGAGGCTGGAAGAATTTTGACCCACTTTATTTGGGATGAGTTCTGTGATTGGTATATCGAATTGTCTAAGCTATCATTGTATGGCGATGATGAGACAGCGAAAAAGACAACAAAATCCGTCTTAACCTATGTTTTAGATCATACATTACGTTTATTACACCCATATATGCCATTTATTACTGAAGAGATCTGGCAACATCTCCCTCATGAAGGTGAAAGTATTTCTATCGCACAATGGCCTGAATATCGTGACGAATTTGTCAATGAGCAAGCGGCAAAAGAGATGACCTTATTAATGGAAGTGATTCGTTCAGTACGAAACATTCGGGCGGAAGTGAATGCGCCATTAAGCAAAACCATTCAATTAATGATTAAACCAAGCAATGAAGAGAATCAGTTGGTTTTAAACAAAGGAATCCGTTATATTGAGCGTTTCTGCAATCCAGAAAGATTAGAAATTTCAACAACAATTCAACCACCAGAAAAAGCAATGTCTGCTGTAGTGACAGGTGCAGAAATCTATCTTCCATTAGCAGGATTAATCGATATTGAACAAGAAATGAAACGATTAGAAAAAGAATTAGAAACCCTTAACTATGAAGTAGAACGAGTTCAAAAGAAACTTTCGAATCAAGGATTTGTTTCAAAAGCTCCTGCCGATGTGGTAGCAAAAGAAAGAGAAAAAGAAAAGGATTACCTTGACAAACGCGAAAAAGTTCTTGCCAGAATTCAAGAATTAAAAGGATAATCGTTAGAAAAAAGCTTTTTTAGGAGTGGTTTCCTGTTCATTATGATTTTCTAAAATCATACTATAATGAAGAGGGTGGAGGAAAATGGGTGATATTCAAGTAAAAACAAAAGAAGAAGTGATTAACTGGATTCACGGCCGTGAGAAATTAGGAATAAAACCAGGTCTTGAACGAATGGAATGGATGCTAGAACGAGTCGGCCATCCAGAGCGACATCTGAAGTTTGTCCACGTTGCCGGAACGAATGGGAAAGGTTCCACTGTAAGTTTTACCAGCCAAGTTCTCCGTAGAAATGGATATACCGTTGGGACATTCACATCCCCATATTTAATTGATTTTACAAATCGAATCCAAGTGAATGGTGAGGATATTTCCGAGGAAGATTTGGTTGAAATCGTCAATCAATTGATTCCACTTGCTAAGGAACTGGAGCAAACAGAATTAGGCGGCCCCAGTGAATTTGAAGTGGTTACCATGATTGCGATCCTCTATTTTGGGAAAATTTCTAAACCTGATATTATTATTTGGGAAACAGGATTAGGTGGGCGTCTAGATTCAACGAATGTCGTTTATCCTCTTGTATCGGTCATTACCAATATTGGCTATGATCATATGGAATATTTAGGGGATGATCTAAAATCGATCGCGTGGGAGAAAGCAGGGATTATTAAGTCAGGTGTACCTGTAGTATCGGGTGTAGAACAGGATGAAGCAAAAGCAGTGATCCATGAAGTGGCCAAAGCAAAACGAGCAACGATTTATCAGTTTGGTGAACAATTTTCTGTTGTAAAAAATAAAATAGATTATAGTGGAAGTAATTTTGATTTTAAAGATGTGTTCTTGACCATGCCAAACATTGAAATTTCATTGATCGGGGCGCACCAAGTAAAAAATGCTGCCGTTGCTTTAATGACACTTGAAGTACTCCGCCAATTTTATGCCTTTCAAATTGAGGAAGATTCCGTTTATTCGGGAATGAAATATACGAACTGGCCTGGAAGACTTGAAAAGATTTTAGAAGAACCTCTAGTTATTTTAGATGGCGCCCATAATCCGGACGGAGCGACAAGTTTAGCAGAGGCGATTCAATTATTCGAATATAAACGGCTCATTCTAGTCACGGGAATTCTAAAAGATAAAGCGATTCAAGGATTTTATCAACCCTTAGTACCATTGGCTGATACACTTATCATTACAGAACCAGAGTTTCCACGAGCTGCGAAAGCAGAAGAAGTAGCGGAGATTGTTCATTCCATAGGTGGAGCAAAAAAAGTTCTAGTAAATGCGAATTGGAAAGAGGCTGTTAATACTGCAATTCGCGAAGCGGGCAAGGAAGACCTAGTCATTATTACTGGTTCTTTATACATGATTTCTGATGTGAGGAAATACATTTTCGAATATTATAAAAAGAGTTGAAGGTTGGTGAATAAGGTGAATAAGTCACAACGAGTTCATTTTATCGGGATAGGTGGCTATGGAATGAGTGCGATTGCACGAGTCATGCTTGATATGGGGTACCAAGTAAGCGGTTCAGATATCGCTCAAAAAGACTTAACGGATAAACTACGTGCCAAGGGAGCTAATATTTTTATCGGTCATCAAGAATCAAACATTGCAGGTGCGGATCTAGTGGTTTTTTCCACCGATATCCCAAAAAACAATGTGGAATTATTGGAAGCAGAACGACGGAATATTCCCCTTATTCACAGGTCTGAAATGCTAGCTCGATTATTAAATGAGAAAAAAGGAATCGCCGTAGCTGGTGCTCATGGGAAAACCACGACCTCTTCTATGATCGCATTGGTGATGGAAAGAAATCATTTGGATCCTACCTTTGTGATTGGTGGAGAAGTAATGAACATTGGAAGTAATGCGAAAGCAGGAAAAGGGGATTATGTGGTTGCGGAAGCGGATGAAAGTGATGGTACATTTTTACAATATTATCCTTACATTGGCGTTGTGACGAACATCGAAGCGGATCATTTAGAAAACTATGATGGTAATTTTGATAATCTGAAAAAAGCCTACTATAGCTTCTTACAACAAGTGAAACCAGATGGTTTTGCTGTATTAGGCTATGATGATCCTTATATTCAGGAGATGTTACCTGAGTTAACAGGAAAAGTCATTACTTTTGGTCTTGATTCTCGGGCAGATATGGTGGCAAAGGATTTGCAATTTGTCGATCGAATCTCTTCTTTTACCGCAGTCTATCGTGGGAATACTCTTGGAAGGGTCCAATTATCTGTACCCGGTAAACATAATGTATTAAATGCTTTAGCTGCAATGGTTGTTGGTCTTGAGGCTGGAATTCCTTTTGCAGGAATCGCTAATGCATTACAAGAATTCACAGGTGCGAAAAGAAGATTCCAAGTCATTGGGGAGTATCAGCAAATGATGGTCATTGACGATTATGCTCACCATCCTACTGAAATACAAGCAACAATCAATGCAGCAAAAGCAACAGGAAAACGGATTATTGCTGTATTTCAACCACAACGATACACAAGAACTTTCTTCTTATTAGATGCATTTAGTCGTGCTTTTGCTGAAGCAGATGAAGTTGTTATTACCAATATTTATTCTCCAGCAGGCGATCATCATATCGAAGGTATTGATGCGAAGAAGTTGGTCGAATTAATTAAGAAGAATAGCAATGAGAATGTAAAGTTTTTCCCTACTAAAGAAGAAGTGTTAGAATACTTAAAAGGAGTGACAAAACCGAATGATCTCATTTTGACGATGGGAGCAGGAGATATTTGGAAGGTTGCTTATCAACTCGCTGAGTTTTGGAAGGAAAAAAAGAAAGAGAAAGAAAAGAAATAAGCTACGATATAATCGGAAAAGAAAATTTCTTCACAAAAAAAGTGACTCGTAAGGTATGTCACTTTTTTTAATGTAATCAATGAATAGATTTGATTATTAACAATTTTTCAAAAATATTTCATTCTCTATAAAAGTAAGAAATGGTATGATAGACTTATGATAATAGACTTATTTTTGTTCAAGTGAATTTCATAAGGGGAGCTTTAAGATGGAAAATAAAGGGAAAAAGGATAATTCTCAAACGATACAAGATCAGGAGCTGAAAAACGGAGATATTCCAACGGAAATGATGCCTACCAAGAAAAAGAGGAAGCGTATTGGTGACCTGCTTGTAGAAACGGGATTTATTACCCAATCTCAACTTGAAGAAGCCCTTAATGAACAAAAAAAATCAAAAAAAAGGCTAGGAGATATCCTGATTGCCAAAGGTTATGTATCCGAACAACAAATTATTGAGGTCCTTGAATTTCAATTGGGCATCCCTTATGTTAGCCTTTACCGGTATCCAATTGATCGTAATCTTATTCAGCTGATTCCTGAGAAATTAGCGATCAATTATCAAGTGCTTCCATTAAAGAAAAATGGAAATAGGTTATTCGTTGCAATGGCTGACCCTTTAGATTATTATGCAATTGAAGACTTAAGAATGACGACAGGTTTTCAAATCCACCCAGTTATCGCCACAAAGGAAGAATTATCTAGAGCGATTGACCGCTACTATGGAATTCAAGAAACGGTAAATGAGATTATGCAAAATCTTCCTAAAGAGGAAGAGATGGATGAACAGTTGCAATCAGAAGATGCGCCAGTGAGCCGAATGGTGAATCAAATCATTCAAAATGCGGTGAAACAACGAGCAAGTGACATTCATTTTGATCCCCAAGAAAATGAATTGCGCGTTCGATTTCGCGTAGATGGTCAAATTCGTACAGAACAAGTTTTACCCAAACACATGCAAGGAATCGTCACAGCAAGGTTAAAAATTATGGCACAATTAAATATTGCAGAAAAACGTTTGCCCCAAGATGGTAGAATTCAACTAGAGGTTGATTATCGATCGATTGACATTAGGGTTGCTACGCTACCAACTGTTTATGGTGAGAAAATTGTTTTACGGATCTTAGATTTAAGTCAGGCAATTAAACAAATTGAACAAATTGGTTTTTCCAAAGCCAATGCAGAAAAGTTTCGACAAATGATTCGTAAGTCATATGGTATTATCTTGATAACAGGACCAACGGGTAGTGGTAAATCATCTACATTATATGCTGCATTAAATGAGTTGAATCGAGAAGATGTTAATATTATCACGGTAGAAGATCCCGTAGAATATCGATTAACAGGTATTAACCAAGTTCAGGTGAATGAAAAAACAGGTCTCACCTTTGCAAGGGGACTACGTGCAATTCTTCGTCAAGATCCCAACATCATTATGGTTGGGGAAATTCGAGATTTGGAAACAGCAGAAATCGCGATTCGTGCTGCTTTAACAGGACATCTCGTTCTAAGTACCATCCATACCAATGATGCGGTATCAACTGTTACAAGACTGATCGATATGGGAATTGAACCGTTTCTCATTTCTTCTGCTTTAACAGGTGTTGTTAGCCAGCGACTAGTTCGTAGAATCTGTATCGATTGTGCAGTTCCATATGAACCGACGATTGAAGAGAAAAAAATTCTCGAAGAATATCAAATCGAATTACCACAGCTCAGAAAAGGAAGTGGCTGTGCAAAATGTAATCGAACGGGATACAAGGACCGAATTGCCATACAAGAATTATTAGTATTAGATGATCGTTTGAAACAAATGGTTATTGAAAAGCAACCAGATTCTGTTTATCGTCAATATCTAAAAGAAAAAGGGTTTGTTACAATGTTTGAAGACGGCCTTGAAAAAGTCAAACAAGGTCTAACGACAATCTCAGAGGTTGTTCGAGCAACCTCCAATGATTGAGGAGATGAAAACTTGTATACAATCGAACAATTGATGAAAGAGGCTTTTGAAAAGAATGCTTCTGATCTGCACCTAACCGTAGGGGCAAAACCTACCTTCCGGATCCATGGGAAACTAACACCGCTTGAAGTAGCGCCATTAACGCCCCAAGATACGGTCAATTATTTAAAAGCAATCACAACAGAGT
This genomic interval from Tepidibacillus fermentans contains the following:
- a CDS encoding GspE/PulE family protein, with protein sequence MPTKKKRKRIGDLLVETGFITQSQLEEALNEQKKSKKRLGDILIAKGYVSEQQIIEVLEFQLGIPYVSLYRYPIDRNLIQLIPEKLAINYQVLPLKKNGNRLFVAMADPLDYYAIEDLRMTTGFQIHPVIATKEELSRAIDRYYGIQETVNEIMQNLPKEEEMDEQLQSEDAPVSRMVNQIIQNAVKQRASDIHFDPQENELRVRFRVDGQIRTEQVLPKHMQGIVTARLKIMAQLNIAEKRLPQDGRIQLEVDYRSIDIRVATLPTVYGEKIVLRILDLSQAIKQIEQIGFSKANAEKFRQMIRKSYGIILITGPTGSGKSSTLYAALNELNREDVNIITVEDPVEYRLTGINQVQVNEKTGLTFARGLRAILRQDPNIIMVGEIRDLETAEIAIRAALTGHLVLSTIHTNDAVSTVTRLIDMGIEPFLISSALTGVVSQRLVRRICIDCAVPYEPTIEEKKILEEYQIELPQLRKGSGCAKCNRTGYKDRIAIQELLVLDDRLKQMVIEKQPDSVYRQYLKEKGFVTMFEDGLEKVKQGLTTISEVVRATSND
- the murC gene encoding UDP-N-acetylmuramate--L-alanine ligase, with the protein product MNKSQRVHFIGIGGYGMSAIARVMLDMGYQVSGSDIAQKDLTDKLRAKGANIFIGHQESNIAGADLVVFSTDIPKNNVELLEAERRNIPLIHRSEMLARLLNEKKGIAVAGAHGKTTTSSMIALVMERNHLDPTFVIGGEVMNIGSNAKAGKGDYVVAEADESDGTFLQYYPYIGVVTNIEADHLENYDGNFDNLKKAYYSFLQQVKPDGFAVLGYDDPYIQEMLPELTGKVITFGLDSRADMVAKDLQFVDRISSFTAVYRGNTLGRVQLSVPGKHNVLNALAAMVVGLEAGIPFAGIANALQEFTGAKRRFQVIGEYQQMMVIDDYAHHPTEIQATINAAKATGKRIIAVFQPQRYTRTFFLLDAFSRAFAEADEVVITNIYSPAGDHHIEGIDAKKLVELIKKNSNENVKFFPTKEEVLEYLKGVTKPNDLILTMGAGDIWKVAYQLAEFWKEKKKEKEKK
- a CDS encoding bifunctional folylpolyglutamate synthase/dihydrofolate synthase — protein: MGDIQVKTKEEVINWIHGREKLGIKPGLERMEWMLERVGHPERHLKFVHVAGTNGKGSTVSFTSQVLRRNGYTVGTFTSPYLIDFTNRIQVNGEDISEEDLVEIVNQLIPLAKELEQTELGGPSEFEVVTMIAILYFGKISKPDIIIWETGLGGRLDSTNVVYPLVSVITNIGYDHMEYLGDDLKSIAWEKAGIIKSGVPVVSGVEQDEAKAVIHEVAKAKRATIYQFGEQFSVVKNKIDYSGSNFDFKDVFLTMPNIEISLIGAHQVKNAAVALMTLEVLRQFYAFQIEEDSVYSGMKYTNWPGRLEKILEEPLVILDGAHNPDGATSLAEAIQLFEYKRLILVTGILKDKAIQGFYQPLVPLADTLIITEPEFPRAAKAEEVAEIVHSIGGAKKVLVNANWKEAVNTAIREAGKEDLVIITGSLYMISDVRKYIFEYYKKS